A genomic stretch from Mya arenaria isolate MELC-2E11 chromosome 10, ASM2691426v1 includes:
- the LOC128204213 gene encoding ATPase inhibitor mai-2, mitochondrial-like, which translates to MALRLTTKVFQPMRILGVRAMSGDMGSGAGKGGGSGGSIRDAGGSFGKMEAAHEEQYFRKLRDEQLKAFKKNVDEQKDFHEDEIRKHQEAIARHKKQLTKLDEVDGSDSN; encoded by the exons ATGGCACTAAGATTAACAACAAAAGTTTTTCAACCTATGAGGATTCTTGG AGTTCGAGCCATGTCGGGAGATATGGGCAGTGGTGCAGGAAAG GGTGGAGGCAGTGGTGGCTCAATCCGTGATGCTGGCGGCTCGTTCGGCAAGATGGAGGCTGCGCACGAGGAGCAATATTTCCGAAAATTG AGAGATGAACAGCTGAAAGCTTTCAAGAAAAACGTTGACGAACAGAAAGACTTTCATGAAGATGAAATCAGAAAACATCAG GAGGCGATAGCTCGACATAAGAAACAGCTTACAAAGTTAGATGAAGTGGATGGTTCAGACTCCAACTAG
- the LOC128204212 gene encoding poly [ADP-ribose] polymerase tankyrase-2-like — MDSIPEPPPPPSPPCRYFLPPDLLEDDEFSEKRRQKELQFHLVSAIEHEDTEKVKSLIHNGVNTNATIMLVKTPLTHALDQNSTSNLDIVRMLVDAEVTDVNYGDLTPWGWKPLHYAANNGSVPQAQVLIEGSKKGQCNIDVRDNGKATALHFAAWFGHVELSEYLLKMGADANLKDNCGRTPLHRACESGNLTIAEILLKYGMDINVADNYGWSPIFQNVFFLQNDTVKFLLKNGANPNLRDKFGQSLLHLASYNKVSPIHKEGHPERVVLMTAFNFYERSRRIPSSLLQSLIYFMDHRINDTDMFTCVKMLLNAGIDPRLYPSDGFSTDSCSVVAQIRAYLTLAGAGLSPDDSWVQPRSTQGSKWREWFKYEINDQLGLRRLCRYKIRSCLNHTGDLRGAIKLLPIPGMLKKLLTLDQDFEMFSEFVRRNQ, encoded by the exons ATGGATTCAATACCGGAGCCACCACCACCTCCCTCACCCCCTTGCAGATATTTCCTGCCACCTGACCTGCTGGAAGATGATGAGTTCTCGG AAAAGCGAAGGCAAAAAGAGCTTCAGTTTCACCTCGTGTCAGCGATAGAGCATGAAGACACAGAAAAAGTTAAATCTCTGATTCATAATGGCGTTAATACGAACGCTACAATTATGCTAGTAAAAACACCTCTGACTCATGCTTTAGATCAAAACTCTACAAGTAATCTTGACATTGTCAGGATGTTAGTCGATGCTGAGGTTACAGATGTGAATTACGGGGATTTGACTCCATGGGGTTGGAAGCCATTACATTACGCAGCAAATAATGGCTCGGTCCCTCAAGCTCAAGTTTTAATCGAGGGGTCAAAAAAGGGACAGTGCAATATTGATGTCAGAGACAATGGGAAAGCCACCGCTTTGCATTTCGCTGCGTGGTTTGGACATGTGGAGTTATCGGAATACTTGTTAAAAATGGGGGCCGATGCGAACTTGAAAGACAACTGTGGCAGAACGCCCTTACATCGAGCTTGTGAGTCAGGAAATTTGACAATTGCAGAAATTTTGCTGAAATATGGAATGGATATAAATGTTGCTGATAACTATGGATGGAGCccgatttttcaaaatgttttctttttacaaaatgatacaGTCAAATTTCTTCTTAAGAATGGGGCAAATCCTAATCTAAGAGATAAGTTCGGGCAATCCCTTCTCCATTTAGCTAGCTACAATAAAGTGTCACCAATTCATAAAGAGGGGCATCCAGAAAGGGTAGTGCTGATGACAGCGTTCAACTTCTATGAAAGGAGCAGACGGATACCTTCCAGTTTGTTACAG TCGCTGATATACTTCATGGATCATCGGATTAATGACACGGATATGTTCACATGTGTTAAGATGCTGCTGAATGCTGGCATTGATCCCAGATTGTATCCCTCAGATGGCTTCAGTACAGATTCCTGCTCTG TTGTTGCCCAAATTCGAGCCTATTTGACCTTAGCGGGTGCCGGACTAAGCCCAGATGACAGCTGGGTCCAGCCAAGGTCAACACAGGGTTCAAAATGGAGGGAATGGTTTAAATACGAGATCAATGACCAACTTGGTCTTCGACGGTTGTGTAGATATAAGATAAGGAGCTGCTTAAATCATACCGGGGACCTTCGTGGGGCTATAAAACTGTTGCCCATTCCTGGAATGTTGAAAAAACTTTTGACACTTGATCAGGATTTTGAAATGTTCTCAGAGTTTGTGAGAAGAAATCAGTAA